The following nucleotide sequence is from Kineobactrum salinum.
GCCTCCACTTCGCCGCCCCGCGCCAGGAAACGGTTGGTTTCCCGCTCCAGCGCGGCGCGCAGCTCTGCTTTGGTTTCCAGTTTTTTCATGCTAATGCCCACCGGGAGATTCTCCCTGGCTGGCCGCCAGGCCACTATATCCAAACCTCTTAGTATAGCGCCGTTGTAGCGGATTCATAGTGACCCGCTTGTCGTTGCGTTGTGTGACTCGGCGACAATCTGGTTTAATGCACAGCCTGTTTCACCGGAGTAATTGCATGATCTGGCTTGTGTTCGCCATTGTGGCCTGGTTCCTGGTCAGTATCTGGTATCTGCGGGGGGAGGATCTGGCAGCACTGGATGAGCCGGCCCTGCCTCTGCCCGGCAGCCCTCCCAGCGAAGCCCACCATGCGGTTGTTGCCCGGCTCGGCGAATTCAGCCGCAGCAACCAGGCCAGGCGCGGCAAGGCGCGTCTGCAGGTCATACGCGGCTACCTGGACAGTTTGAGTGATGGGCGCGAGTTCGGCGCAAGCTTCGAACCGGCAGCCGGACCGGTGCGTGGCGAATGGGTGCAGGCGCCGGGCGCTGACAGCCGCCGGCGCCTGCTTTACCTACACGGTGGAGCCTGGTTCGCGGGCAGTCCGAAGAGCCACCGGGCGATTACCGACAGATTGGCACGCCTGACCGGTGCCGCCGTGCTGGCACTGGATTACCGGCTGCTCCCTGAGCATCGCCGTCGTGATGGCATCGAAGATAGCCGCGAGGCCTGGCGCTGGATACTCGACCACGGGCCCTGCGGTGCCGAGGCAGCTGACAGTGTGGTGGTGGCAGGGGATTCGGCCGGCGGCAGCCTTGCGCTGGGCCTGCTCGCCTGGATCCGGGACGAGGGTTTGCGCCAGGCGAACGCAGCCGTGGTGTTTTCACCCTCCACCGATCTGACCTTGAGTTCCCCCAGCCTGCGCAGCAACCTGGCCAGCGACCCCATGCTGGGGCCTGCCTTTGGCGCACTGGCCCGAATTCCCGCGCTGTTGCTGCTGTGGGCCACCTGGTACGGCAATCGTCTGCCGCCATCCCATCCGGACATTTCGCCATTGCGCGGTGATCTCGCCGGCCTGCCGCCAATACTGATCCAGGTCAGCGAGCAGGAAATGCTGCTGGATGATGCCCGTCGCTACACCGCGAAGGCTCGCCGGGCCGGGTCGCCGGTTACCCTGCAGAGCTGGCCGCACATGGTGCATGTCTGGCAGATGTTTACGCCCGAACTGCCTGAAGCGGAAGCAGCCTATAAGGCGGTTGCCCGGTTTCTTGCCGGTGTGGGAGTGCCGGTGGCCGAGGAACTCCCGGCATGAATACACTGCGCTCCCTGTTGGTGCTGCTGTGGATGGTGGTCACAGTGATACCGTTCGGTTTTGCACTGATCGTCGGTTCGGTATTTTTGCGGGACACCCGTATCTGGTGGCTGTTTGCAGTGCCCTGGCTGCGTGGAGTGATCGTCGCCGCCCGGGTAATAGCCGGCGTGAAATACCGGGTGCAGGGCATGGAGAACCTGCCCGCGGCAAGCGACATGCAACGTATTGTGCTGTGCCCGAAACACCAGTCGACCTGGGAAACGTTTTTCTTCCCCAGCATGACGCCGCATCCTCTGGCCTATGTATTCAAGCAGGA
It contains:
- a CDS encoding alpha/beta hydrolase → MIWLVFAIVAWFLVSIWYLRGEDLAALDEPALPLPGSPPSEAHHAVVARLGEFSRSNQARRGKARLQVIRGYLDSLSDGREFGASFEPAAGPVRGEWVQAPGADSRRRLLYLHGGAWFAGSPKSHRAITDRLARLTGAAVLALDYRLLPEHRRRDGIEDSREAWRWILDHGPCGAEAADSVVVAGDSAGGSLALGLLAWIRDEGLRQANAAVVFSPSTDLTLSSPSLRSNLASDPMLGPAFGALARIPALLLLWATWYGNRLPPSHPDISPLRGDLAGLPPILIQVSEQEMLLDDARRYTAKARRAGSPVTLQSWPHMVHVWQMFTPELPEAEAAYKAVARFLAGVGVPVAEELPA